TTCTGGGTGGCCGCTGCGCTGGTGACCGACGTCGTGGACGAGGCGAAGAAGAGGCCGGCATGAGCGGGCGGTTGCTACGCTGGCTTCTGAGCCTGTGGCCGCGCTCATCGCGGAGCGTGCCGAGGTTGACGATCGTGCGCCATCACCGCGTATACGACGACCATGAGCGGCCACTCTACCGGTTGGGGGTGAGCGCCTCGGTTCTCGAGTCACAGCTGCGCGCGCTGTCGGTTGCCGGCCTCGCGCCGCTCACGGTGAGCGAGGGCCTCGCGCGGCTCGCCGAGTCGCGCACCGGCCACTGGGTGGCGATGAGCTTCGACGACGGTTACGCCGATAACGTGTCGCGGGCGCTTCCGCTGCTGAAGGCCGCGGGAGCGCGAGCCACCTTCTATCTCACCGCGGGATGGATCGACGCTCGCCGGCCCGCCTGGTGGGACGAACTGGCGTACGCGCTCGAGCACGCGCGGGTTCCCGAGTGTCGCTGGACGTCCGATCAGGGGCGGGTCGTGTCGCTGCGGCTCGCGACTCCGCGGGACCGCGCCGATTCGTTGAGGAAGCTCTTGCCCGAAATGAGAGTGCCGACCGAGGCTCGCGCCCGATCACTCGAGCGCCTGCGCGAAGCCACGGCCGCCGCCGGCGAAGCGCCCTGCGAGTTCGCCGACTGGAGCGAGGCCGCGCGGCTGCTCGAAGCCGGCATGGAGATCGGCGCCCACACGCTCACCCATCCCCATCTGAGTCTGCTCGATCCGGCCGGGCAGCGACGCGAGATCGAGGGCTCGATCCGCCTGATCGAATCGCGGCTCGGAAGCCCGCCGACCGGATTCGCATACCCGGGCGGCGATCTCGACGAGCGCTCGGTCGCGATCGTCCGCGACGCGCGGCTGGCACACGCGGTCACGACCTCGCGCGGCGACGTCACCCCGGGCGCGGATCGGCTGCGGCTCCCGCGCCGCGGGCTGTCGGAGGGCGCCTGCCTCGGACCCACCGGCGTCTTTTCGACGCGTCTCACGCTCGCCGAGGTGCGCGGGGCCTTTGACGGGCTGCGCTCTCGCGTGGAGGCTGCGGCATGAGCGCGCGCCCGGTTCGGCTCCTGTTCGTGGTCGGCAATTTCGCCGCCGGTGGTGCGGAACGACACCTGCTCGAGCTGTGGTCGCGCATCGATCGCACGAAGTTCGCGGTCGAGATCGCCTGCTTTCGCGCCGAAGGCCGCTTCTGGCCGGACGTGAAGGCGCTGGGCTGGCCGGTCCACGAGCTGAAGGTGGGGAAGCGGGTCTACGACTGGACCGGGTTCCGCGGCCTGTTGCGACTGATCCGAGTCACGCGGCGGTCGAAGCCCGATGTGATTCATGGCTATCTGTTCGGCCCGAACCTGTTCGCGGTGCTGGCCGGCCGCGCGGCCAGGGTTCCGGTGGTGGCGGTGGCCAAGCGCAACATCGATGCGTTCGAAACTCCACGCCAGGTTCGCGTCCAGCGCTGGGTGCACCGGAACGCCTCGCACGTCACTGCGGTGAGCGAGAAGGTGGCCGAGACCGTGGTGGCGATGGGGGTGCCGCGGGCTCGGATCACGGTGATCCCCAACGGCGTGGATCTCTCGCGATTCGCGCACGCGGGCGGCGACCGCGCGAGCCTGGGCGCTGCGAATGGCGAGCTCGTGATCGGCAGCGTGGGCTGCCTCGCGGCGCGCAAGGACTACGGCACGCTGCTCGAAGCGCTGGCGACGCTCGAACGCTCGGGACGTCGCTTCCACGCGGCGCTGGTCGGCGACGGCCCGGAGCGCGAGGCCCTCGAGCAGCGCGCGCGCGAGCTGGGAGTTTCGGCGCGCACCACGTTTCTCGGCGAGCGCGCGGATGTCGAGCGCCTGCTCCCGGCCATGGACGTGTTCGTGCTCTCCTCGCGCGAGGAGGGCATCCCCAACGCCCTGCTGGAGGCGATGGCCGCCGGGCGGCCGTCGGTGGCGACCGCGGTCGGCGGCACGCCCGAGGTGCTCGAGGACGGCGTCACCGGCTGGCTCGTGCCGCCTGCCGATCCGGCCGCGCTGGCGGCCGCGCTCGAGCAGACGCTGGCGGATCCCGACGAGGCGCGCCGGCGGGGCGAGGCCGCGCGCCGTGCCACCGAGGAGAAGATGAGCATCGATGCCATGGTCAGGCGCCACGAGGAGTTCTACCGGCGAGCGGTCGACGGGGAGCGGCGGCCGTGAAATCGATCGCCTACGTCACCACCACCTTCCCGACTTTCGCCGCGTTCCTGGAAGGGGAAGTGGCGCGATTCCACCGCCGCGGCGCGCGCATCCGCGTGTTCACGCTGCGCCCGCTTCGGGGCAACTACCAGTCGGATCACGCCGCGCTGATTCCGCTCACCACCTTTGTCGGATCACCCTTCGATCTCCGCGCCTGGGTGGCGCTGTTCGCGTGGTCGCTGCGCCGGCCACGCGTGCTGTTCCCCGAATTCGCGCGGGTGATGTGGGCCTCGCGGGGATCGCTCTACGCGCTGGCCGGCCACCTCTTCTGGCTGCCGGCCGCGGCCCGCGTGGCGACGCTGGTCGAGCGGGAGAACCTCGAGCGCGTCCACGGCGCGTGGGCGCATTTCCCGGCCACCGTGGCCTATCTCGCCGCGCGCCTGACCGGGCGGCGCTTCAGCCTCGCCGGCCACGCCGGTTCCGATCTCTATCGCACCCAGGCTTTTCTTCGCGAGAAGACGCTGGCGGCGGATTTCGTCACCACCTGCGTGCGCGGCAACCGGGACATGCTGCGCCAGCTGGCCGGCCCGGCGGCGCGCGTCGAGTGGATCTACCACGGCGTGGATCGTTCGCGCTTCAACGGCGCCGGCCGAGCGCGCGGCGCCGACCCGCTGCTGCTCGCGGTCGGCCGGCTGGCCGAGACCAAGGGCTTCGACACCGCGGTGCGAGCCCTCGGCGAGCTCAAGCGCCGCGGGCTGGTGCCACGCCTGCAGTTCGTGGGCGATGGTCCGGATCGACCGCTGCTCGAGCGCCTGGCGCGCGAGCAGGGCGTCGCCGACCAGGTCGAATTCCGCGGCTGGCTCCAGCAGGGCGAGCTGCTGCCGCTCTACCAACGCGCCTGGCTGCTGCTCGCGCCGAGCCGCGTGCTCGCCAACGGGCGGCGCGACGGCATTCCCAACGTGATCGTGGAGGCGCTGGCCATGGGCCTTCCGTGCGCCGGAACGCGCGCCGCGGGCCTCGAGGAGGCGATCACTTCGGGCGTGAACGGCGTGCTCGCGCCGCCCGACGACCCGGTGGCGCTCGCCGACGCGGTCGAGCCGCTGTTGCGCGATCCCTCGCGTCTCGATCGGATGAGCGAGGCGGCGCGCGGTCGCATCCTCAGCGAGTTCGACGCCGAGGCGAACTTCGAGCGGCTGTGGAACCTGTTCGAGACCGACGGGGCGTCCCTGAGCCCATCGGCCGCGGCGTCGTGAAGCGCATGCGCGTCCTGCACGTGATCGAGGCCATGCATCAGGGCGGCGCCGAGTCGCTGCTGGTCGAGCACGCCCGGCGCGCCGGGCCCGGCGTCGAGGTGTTGATCTGCGCGCTCAATCGCGGCGGGCCGGCGCTCGAGGCCGCGCGCGTCGCCGGAGCGCGGGTCTTCCTGCTCGAGAAGGGCGGCGCGCGCTGGAGCGGACTCCAGGCTCTGATCGCGCTCATGCGCCGGGAGCGCGTGGACGTGGTGAACGGCCACAATCCCACCGGGGGGCTCTACGGCCTCGCGGCGGCGCGTTGGAGTGGCGTTCCGGTCGGCATCCGCACCGAGCACAGCCTGCACGCCCCGGGCCGGCACTCGCCGATCTATCCGGCGCTGGAGCGCGCCGGCACCTGGATGGCGGATCGGGTCATCTGCGTCTGCGAGGCGGTGCGTGAGAGCCACGTCTCGCGGCTGGGCTGGGCGCGCGAGCGCTTCATCGTGATCACGAACGGGATCTCGGAAGCGCCCCCGGCACGTCCGCGCGAAGCGGTGCGCGCCGAGCTCGGGTTCGGCGCAGAGACGCCGCTGGTGATCGCGGTCGGCAGCCTGACCCGCCAGAAATCCCAGCACGTGCTGCTCGAGGCCATGGCGCGGCTCCAGCAACGCGAGGCGCGCCTGCTGCTCGCTGGCGAGGGCCCGCTGCGCGAGGACCTCGAGCGGCGCGCGCGCGAGCTGGCGCTGGGCCAGCGGGTGCGCTTCCTGGGCGCACGTCTCGACGTCGCCGATCTCTACGCGGCCTCGGACGTGTACGCGCTGCCGTCGCAGCGGGAAGGGCTGTCGATCTCGCTGCTGGAATCCATGCGGGCGGGAATCCCGGCGGTCGCAACCCGAGTGGGTGGCAACGGCGAGGCGATCGAGGACGGCGTCAGCGGACGACTGGTTCCGGTTCACGACCCCGCGGGAATGGCCGCCGCGCTCGACGCGCTGATCGCCGACCGGGCCGGCGCGCGCGCGATGGGAGCCGCGGCCGAGAAGCGCTGGCGCTCGCGATTCACCGCCGAGCGCATGGTGCGCGAGACCGAAGCGTTGTACCGCGAGCGCCTCGCGCGGCGCGCACCCGGCGAACGACGCGCGAGCGGCGAGGCGGAGCACGTCGCGTGAGCCGGGCCCTGGAAGACGCTCCTCGTCCCGGGCCGCGACCGATCGCGCCGCTGCCGGCCGGCGCGTATGGCGGCGTGAAGCGGGCCGCGGACGTGTTCGGCGCGACCCTCGGACTGGCCGTGGCGGCGCCGCTGATGTTGCTGATCGCGATCGCGATCCGGCTCGACTCGCCGGGGCCGGCGCTGTTTCGGCAGCGTCGCATCGGGCGAGGCTCGCACGAGTTCGAAATCGTGAAGTTCCGTACCATGCGGGTGGGCACGCCCGACCTGGCTTCGCATCTGCTCGGTCCCGGCTCGAGCCGGGTGACGAGGCTCGGCTTCTGGCTGCGCCGCGCGAGCCTCGACGAGCTGCCGCAGCTCTGGAACGTTCTCAAGGGCGACATGACGATGGTGGGGCCGCGTCCGGCGCTCTACAACCAGTACGATCTGATCGCGCTCCGCCAGCAGGCCGGTGTGGACGCTCTGAGGCCCGGGCTCACCGGCTGGGCGCAGGTGAACGGTCGCGACGAGCTCGCCATCGAGGAAAAGGTGCGCTACGACCGCTGGTATCTGGAGAACGTGAATCCCGGCCTCGACGTCTCGATCCTGGTACGCACGCTGATCACGCTGTTTTCCTCCCGCGGAGTCTACTGAACCCCGTGAGCGCGACCCCCACTTCCGCGGCCGGCGAGTCCCACCGCAATCCGCCCGGGGCGCGAGCGCGGATCTGGCTCGCGGCCCTCCCCGTCGCTGCGTTGTTCGCCCTCGCCTACGGCCGGACGTTCGCCGCGTTGTGGGATACCTGGCTCCACAACGACAACTACTCGCACGGGCCGCTGGTGCCGGTGGTGAGCGCGGTGCTGGTGTGGAGTCGCCGGAAGAAGCTCGCGCGGCTTCCCATCGAAGGTCGCGCCTCGGGGCTCCTGCTGGTCGCGGCCGCGTGCGCGTTGCAGATCGTCGGCATCCGGACCGACGTGCTCGCGCTGCAGGGCTGGTCGGCGTTGGGGCTCCTCTTCGGCCTGAGCCTGTCGCTGCTCGGGGCGGCCTGGACGCGCGCGCTTGCTTTTCCGCTCGCGTTTCTGGCGTTCATGTTGCCCTTCCCGGCGGTGTTCGTGAACCAATTGAGCTTCGCGCTCAAGGAGATCACGGTGCGAATCTCGACTCGGGCCGCGGAATGGCTGGGCGCGTCACTGCTCCGGGACGGGATGACGCTCTACCTTCAGAGCGGCGAGCTGCGGATCGAGAACCCGTGCAGCGGATTGCGTTCCCTGATCGCGCTGCTCGCCACCGGCGCGCTGTTCGCGGGAATCCAGCGAGGGGCCTGGTGGCGGCGGGCGTCGTTGTTCGCGCTGGCCCTGCCGATCGCGGTGCTGGCCAACGCGGCGCGCATCACGCTGTTGATCGTCATCGGGCACTACCTCGGCGTCGAGCGTGCGGGCGGTCTGGTGCACGACGTTTCCGGCTACCTGCTGTACGCGCTGGCCGTGCTGGCGCTGCTGGGAGCGCGCGCGCTGCTCGAGCCGCGCGCGCACGAGCCGCGGCCGCCCGCGCTCGAGGCGATGGCTCGATGAAGCGCTACCTGCTCTCGCTCGTGCTGCTGTTGCTCACGGCGATCTATGTGCTGGCGCATCCGCCGGTGAACCTGGCCCTCGGCCGCGCGGTGCTGTCGCGGGTGCCGCAGGTGCTGGGCGACTGGAACGGGACCGATCTCTCGTTCGAGGACGCGGTGGTCGAGGAGCTGAAGGCCGACGATCTCATGATCCGCAGATACACGCGCGGCGACCAGCTGGTCTGGCTGTGCATCGTCTATCACCAGAATCGCCGCTACGGAGCGCACGACCCGCACCTCTGCTACGAGTCGCAGGGCTACATCATCGAGGGTGAGCATCAGGCGCCGATCGCGACCGGGGCGCACGGGGAGATCGTGGCCAACTGGTTCGTGGCGTCGCGGCCCAAACACCCGCGACTGGTCGCCTACTGGTGGACCACCGAGGGGCTCGACACGCACGATGTCGCCGAATTCCGGCGGCGCATGGCGATGTCCGGGATGCTCGAGAACCGGTCGTGGGGCGCGTTCGTGCGCGTCGAGACGCCGATTCGCGACGACGACGAGGGCGCCGCAACCTCGCGCCTGCAGGCCTTCGCGACCGAGGTGGCTCGCGTGCTGCCGCGGGTGTTCGCCGACAGCACCGGGGCGGCGCGCCGCGGATGAGTCTGTTCGAGCAGGTGGCCCTCGGCATCCAGGCGTTGCGCTTCACGGTGCTGGCCCTGTTCCGTCCGCGGCTGTGGGCGCCGTGGCTGATGCTGGGCGCCGTCGAGGTGCTGGTGGTGGTCGCGCTCTGGCAGTTCGCGCACCCCGCGTTCTCGTGGTTCATGGCGCCCCTGCTCTCGAGGCTGGCCGGCGAGCCGGCGCTCCACTATCCGCGCGTGTTCGAATTGATGCCGGAGTTCTTCGATCGCGCCGACGTGGCGGTGGGAGCGCTCCTCGGCTCGGTCGCGATCGGGATCGCCACGCCACTGTTCGCCGGACAATTCCGGGGCGAAACGCCGCGCGTCGGTGAGGCGCTCGCCCAGGGCCTGCGCCGCTCGCCGGCGCTGATCCTGGTGCAGCTGCCTTTCAATGTGCTGGTGACCGGAATCTCGCTGGGCGTTTCCGCATGGCTGGCGCACCGTGGCGGCGCGGGACTGATCACGCGCGCCGCCGAGCTCGGCGTCACCGGCGGCTCGCTGGCGCTGCAGGCGTCGTTCTTCTACGCGGCCGCTCTCGTGATGCTCAAGGGGAGGAGCGCGCTCGAGTCGCTGCGCGAACTTCCCTCCACCTGGCGCCGTGGCTTCGTTCCGGCATGCGTGGTCGGGGCTCTCACGCTGCTGCTCCTGCTCCCGCTGCACTGGCTCTCCGGGCAGGACGACCTGGTGGTGGCGCGAGGGCGACCCGAGCTGGTCGGCTGGTTGACGCTGCTCGAAGTGGCCGGAGGACTGCTCAACTGGTTCCTGCTCACGGGCAGCGCGACCCTGATCTTCCTGAGCGCTCTCGACCGCCCGGACGACGAAGCATGAGGACTCCGGCGCGTCTGATGGGGGCGGCGCTGCTCGCCGTGCTCCTCGCCGGCTGCGGCCATCAGCTGCTGTGGGAGCGCTGGCAGGCCGAGCGCGCGTTCTGGCAGGCCGACCGCGAGGTGGCGCGGATCTTCGTCAATCCGCGGGTCGCGCGCCCCGAGGACTATCGCCGCGCCGAATCGGCCTTCGCACGCATCGCTCGCATCTTCCCGGCCGAGGCGTGGGTGGCGCGGAGGGAGCCGATGGCGCGCGAGATCGCCGAGATCTCGGGCCGCGCGACGCTGGCGCTGGCGCGACTGGCCGAGCTGCAGGGGCGTTCCGCCGAGGCGCTGTCGGGATACCGTCGGGTCATCGAGGAATGGCCGGACTACGATCGCCTCAGGCTCGACGCCCTCGAGCA
This genomic window from Candidatus Sulfotelmatobacter sp. contains:
- a CDS encoding polysaccharide deacetylase family protein translates to MRHHRVYDDHERPLYRLGVSASVLESQLRALSVAGLAPLTVSEGLARLAESRTGHWVAMSFDDGYADNVSRALPLLKAAGARATFYLTAGWIDARRPAWWDELAYALEHARVPECRWTSDQGRVVSLRLATPRDRADSLRKLLPEMRVPTEARARSLERLREATAAAGEAPCEFADWSEAARLLEAGMEIGAHTLTHPHLSLLDPAGQRREIEGSIRLIESRLGSPPTGFAYPGGDLDERSVAIVRDARLAHAVTTSRGDVTPGADRLRLPRRGLSEGACLGPTGVFSTRLTLAEVRGAFDGLRSRVEAAA
- a CDS encoding glycosyltransferase, giving the protein MSARPVRLLFVVGNFAAGGAERHLLELWSRIDRTKFAVEIACFRAEGRFWPDVKALGWPVHELKVGKRVYDWTGFRGLLRLIRVTRRSKPDVIHGYLFGPNLFAVLAGRAARVPVVAVAKRNIDAFETPRQVRVQRWVHRNASHVTAVSEKVAETVVAMGVPRARITVIPNGVDLSRFAHAGGDRASLGAANGELVIGSVGCLAARKDYGTLLEALATLERSGRRFHAALVGDGPEREALEQRARELGVSARTTFLGERADVERLLPAMDVFVLSSREEGIPNALLEAMAAGRPSVATAVGGTPEVLEDGVTGWLVPPADPAALAAALEQTLADPDEARRRGEAARRATEEKMSIDAMVRRHEEFYRRAVDGERRP
- a CDS encoding glycosyltransferase; its protein translation is MKSIAYVTTTFPTFAAFLEGEVARFHRRGARIRVFTLRPLRGNYQSDHAALIPLTTFVGSPFDLRAWVALFAWSLRRPRVLFPEFARVMWASRGSLYALAGHLFWLPAAARVATLVERENLERVHGAWAHFPATVAYLAARLTGRRFSLAGHAGSDLYRTQAFLREKTLAADFVTTCVRGNRDMLRQLAGPAARVEWIYHGVDRSRFNGAGRARGADPLLLAVGRLAETKGFDTAVRALGELKRRGLVPRLQFVGDGPDRPLLERLAREQGVADQVEFRGWLQQGELLPLYQRAWLLLAPSRVLANGRRDGIPNVIVEALAMGLPCAGTRAAGLEEAITSGVNGVLAPPDDPVALADAVEPLLRDPSRLDRMSEAARGRILSEFDAEANFERLWNLFETDGASLSPSAAAS
- a CDS encoding glycosyltransferase; this encodes MRVLHVIEAMHQGGAESLLVEHARRAGPGVEVLICALNRGGPALEAARVAGARVFLLEKGGARWSGLQALIALMRRERVDVVNGHNPTGGLYGLAAARWSGVPVGIRTEHSLHAPGRHSPIYPALERAGTWMADRVICVCEAVRESHVSRLGWARERFIVITNGISEAPPARPREAVRAELGFGAETPLVIAVGSLTRQKSQHVLLEAMARLQQREARLLLAGEGPLREDLERRARELALGQRVRFLGARLDVADLYAASDVYALPSQREGLSISLLESMRAGIPAVATRVGGNGEAIEDGVSGRLVPVHDPAGMAAALDALIADRAGARAMGAAAEKRWRSRFTAERMVRETEALYRERLARRAPGERRASGEAEHVA
- a CDS encoding sugar transferase, with amino-acid sequence MSRALEDAPRPGPRPIAPLPAGAYGGVKRAADVFGATLGLAVAAPLMLLIAIAIRLDSPGPALFRQRRIGRGSHEFEIVKFRTMRVGTPDLASHLLGPGSSRVTRLGFWLRRASLDELPQLWNVLKGDMTMVGPRPALYNQYDLIALRQQAGVDALRPGLTGWAQVNGRDELAIEEKVRYDRWYLENVNPGLDVSILVRTLITLFSSRGVY
- a CDS encoding exosortase/archaeosortase family protein; translation: MSATPTSAAGESHRNPPGARARIWLAALPVAALFALAYGRTFAALWDTWLHNDNYSHGPLVPVVSAVLVWSRRKKLARLPIEGRASGLLLVAAACALQIVGIRTDVLALQGWSALGLLFGLSLSLLGAAWTRALAFPLAFLAFMLPFPAVFVNQLSFALKEITVRISTRAAEWLGASLLRDGMTLYLQSGELRIENPCSGLRSLIALLATGALFAGIQRGAWWRRASLFALALPIAVLANAARITLLIVIGHYLGVERAGGLVHDVSGYLLYALAVLALLGARALLEPRAHEPRPPALEAMAR
- a CDS encoding EpsI family protein: MKRYLLSLVLLLLTAIYVLAHPPVNLALGRAVLSRVPQVLGDWNGTDLSFEDAVVEELKADDLMIRRYTRGDQLVWLCIVYHQNRRYGAHDPHLCYESQGYIIEGEHQAPIATGAHGEIVANWFVASRPKHPRLVAYWWTTEGLDTHDVAEFRRRMAMSGMLENRSWGAFVRVETPIRDDDEGAATSRLQAFATEVARVLPRVFADSTGAARRG